Proteins encoded in a region of the Nitrospira sp. genome:
- the murJ gene encoding murein biosynthesis integral membrane protein MurJ produces MSEPTVSAGAPTKLQDENQSVVKAAGVIGVATFSSRILGFIRDMVLARLFGATPAADAFFIAFRIPSLLRELFAEGSMSSAFIPVYTEYRTTRSNQDAWELASAVFTTLLTIVTLVTMVGILAAPWLVQLLAPGFQDNPEKLALTTLLARVMFPYLLFISLAALAMGILNSVRAFAAPAFSPLFLNVFIIVGAVWLAPLLQEPIIGVAIGVVAGGAAQFAMQLPSLKLRGLLFGFRFEPGHPGLRRIGMLMVPTLLGLSVTQINLTVSTVLASFFAGGPTYLFYGMRLIQFPLGIFGVALATAILPTLSSQAARGALEELRTTLGFGLRMILFIIVPAMVGLILLRTPIVHLFFEHGTFTAQDTAETALAVLCYAVGLWAFGGVRIIVTAFYSLQDTKTPAISAAVALGANILFSLALMSFLGTAGLALATALASMVNGIILVAVLNRRLGGVDWRAVGRSSLRVLVACIPLVIACWWTSGAQVWRHPAEWVTKSAMLVAAIGLSVGGYLAVHTLFRSEELGVVWGMVRRKLNRLTG; encoded by the coding sequence ATGTCAGAGCCCACCGTCTCGGCCGGTGCTCCAACCAAGCTGCAGGACGAGAATCAATCAGTCGTCAAAGCGGCTGGGGTGATCGGCGTCGCCACGTTTTCCAGTCGTATCCTCGGCTTCATCCGCGACATGGTGTTGGCCAGATTGTTCGGCGCGACACCGGCGGCGGACGCCTTTTTCATCGCGTTCCGCATCCCCAGCCTCCTCCGCGAGCTGTTTGCCGAGGGGTCGATGTCGTCGGCCTTCATTCCCGTGTACACGGAATATCGGACGACGCGGAGCAACCAGGATGCCTGGGAACTGGCCAGTGCGGTCTTCACGACGCTCTTGACCATCGTCACGCTGGTGACGATGGTCGGGATTTTGGCCGCTCCCTGGCTCGTCCAGTTGCTCGCGCCAGGATTTCAGGACAATCCCGAAAAACTCGCGCTCACGACGCTGCTCGCCCGCGTCATGTTTCCCTACCTTCTGTTCATCAGCTTGGCGGCGTTAGCCATGGGCATTCTGAACTCGGTACGAGCTTTTGCAGCACCGGCCTTCTCGCCGCTTTTCCTGAATGTCTTCATCATCGTCGGCGCCGTGTGGCTGGCTCCGCTTCTGCAAGAACCGATCATTGGGGTGGCGATCGGCGTGGTGGCGGGAGGCGCGGCCCAGTTCGCCATGCAGCTTCCCAGCCTGAAACTGCGGGGATTGCTGTTCGGCTTCCGATTCGAGCCTGGCCATCCGGGCCTGCGGCGGATCGGCATGCTGATGGTACCCACGCTGCTCGGCCTGTCCGTGACTCAGATCAATCTGACGGTAAGCACGGTGTTGGCGTCGTTCTTCGCCGGCGGACCGACCTATCTGTTTTACGGCATGCGGCTGATCCAATTTCCACTGGGCATCTTCGGGGTCGCGTTGGCGACGGCGATTCTGCCGACGTTATCGTCACAAGCGGCCAGAGGCGCGTTGGAGGAACTGCGCACCACGCTCGGGTTCGGTCTGCGAATGATCCTCTTCATCATCGTGCCGGCGATGGTGGGGTTAATCTTGTTACGCACTCCGATCGTGCATCTCTTTTTCGAGCATGGCACATTCACTGCTCAAGATACTGCTGAAACGGCGCTGGCGGTCCTCTGCTACGCCGTCGGCTTGTGGGCATTCGGAGGGGTTCGTATCATCGTCACGGCGTTCTATTCACTGCAAGATACCAAGACGCCAGCCATCTCGGCGGCGGTCGCGTTGGGTGCGAATATCCTCTTCTCGCTGGCGTTGATGTCTTTTCTGGGTACGGCGGGGTTGGCACTCGCCACGGCACTGGCGTCCATGGTAAACGGAATCATTCTGGTGGCGGTATTGAACCGTAGACTAGGCGGAGTTGACTGGAGAGCGGTGGGACGGTCTTCCCTTCGAGTCCTGGTCGCATGTATTCCGCTGGTGATCGCATGCTGGTGGACATCTGGGGCACAGGTATGGAGGCATCCTGCCGAATGGGTCACGAAATCCGCGATGCT
- a CDS encoding type II toxin-antitoxin system PemK/MazF family toxin, producing MLNRGEVWLADLDPKRGTEPGKTRPVLIVQAQALLDAQHPSTLVVPLTTVLIEGAEPLRIRVPAAGRLRRTSDLLIDQLRAIDNRRLVEGPLTKLSATLMVRIHEVLIEVLDLDQDRNGI from the coding sequence ATGCTTAACCGAGGAGAAGTGTGGCTGGCTGATCTTGATCCGAAACGTGGGACTGAGCCGGGCAAGACACGACCGGTTCTGATCGTCCAGGCCCAAGCATTGCTTGACGCGCAACATCCCTCCACACTCGTCGTTCCGTTGACGACTGTGCTGATTGAGGGTGCTGAACCTTTGCGTATTCGTGTCCCCGCCGCCGGACGTCTTCGCCGCACCTCCGATTTACTGATCGATCAACTACGCGCAATCGACAATCGCCGCTTGGTCGAAGGCCCTTTGACCAAACTCTCAGCCACACTCATGGTACGGATTCACGAGGTCCTTATCGAAGTCCTTGACCTCGATCAGGATCGCAATGGAATTTGA
- a CDS encoding polymer-forming cytoskeletal protein produces MWKQEDGEGGEGERGEGEQTAGERARERWVEDRRSPSKNGSTLPDEVAFVGKDVEFKGIITYSGTVRIDGSLDGEIYTDGGLLVGPDAVLKAKVSAGTVVCHGTITGDILAKNQIILRAPAVVQGSLTTPVLSMEEGVVFNGTLEMKPQAKVEVLRDVGPNVGTMTNRPPVRLAA; encoded by the coding sequence ATGTGGAAGCAGGAAGATGGGGAAGGAGGAGAGGGAGAACGGGGAGAAGGAGAACAGACGGCAGGAGAACGGGCACGGGAGCGATGGGTGGAGGACAGGCGCAGTCCATCAAAGAACGGCTCGACCCTTCCGGACGAGGTCGCCTTCGTCGGCAAAGATGTCGAGTTCAAGGGGATCATCACCTATTCCGGCACAGTACGGATTGATGGATCCCTGGACGGCGAAATCTATACCGATGGCGGCCTACTCGTCGGCCCTGATGCGGTGCTCAAGGCCAAGGTCTCTGCTGGAACTGTGGTATGCCACGGAACGATCACAGGCGATATCCTAGCAAAGAACCAAATTATCCTCCGTGCTCCGGCCGTTGTTCAAGGCAGCCTGACCACACCGGTGCTTTCGATGGAAGAAGGAGTGGTGTTCAATGGGACGTTGGAGATGAAGCCTCAGGCCAAAGTTGAGGTATTACGTGACGTGGGACCGAACGTCGGAACCATGACCAACCGGCCGCCTGTTCGACTTGCGGCGTGA
- a CDS encoding TPM domain-containing protein → MEVFGISRLAFCCCLAAATLFLTTSAAALDVPPLIGQIVDLAHVLPNSTAESLTAQLAAHETQSSNQVAVLIVPSLEGEPLEEFSHRVATTWKLGQKGTDNGILLLVAIKERKVRIEVGYGLEGVLTDIRSAQIIRNEIVPRFRAGDMPGGVTGGINAIVKTIEGTYQASEKAVPQEESDIIGQVVVAVIVGLLVGLLFMNLHRFIGPVAGAGITTLLAPWVAPALVASGITLLLLLAISASGTGGRRSRSSGMDDWLWYSSRGGGWGGGSFGGGAGFSGGGGDFGGGGASGNW, encoded by the coding sequence TTGGAAGTATTCGGAATAAGCCGCCTCGCGTTCTGCTGCTGTCTGGCAGCCGCAACCCTCTTCCTCACCACATCTGCCGCGGCACTTGATGTTCCGCCGTTGATAGGGCAGATCGTCGATCTCGCCCATGTCTTGCCGAATTCCACGGCTGAGTCGCTGACGGCGCAACTGGCGGCGCACGAAACTCAGTCGAGCAATCAGGTGGCTGTCCTGATAGTTCCCTCCCTCGAAGGCGAACCCCTCGAAGAATTCTCTCATCGTGTTGCGACGACCTGGAAACTCGGTCAAAAAGGTACTGACAATGGCATTCTGTTGCTTGTGGCGATTAAGGAGCGAAAAGTTCGCATCGAAGTCGGATACGGATTAGAAGGAGTCCTGACCGACATTCGCTCGGCTCAAATCATCAGGAATGAAATTGTTCCTCGGTTTCGTGCCGGTGATATGCCCGGTGGGGTGACTGGAGGCATCAACGCAATCGTAAAAACCATTGAAGGAACCTATCAGGCGTCCGAGAAGGCAGTGCCTCAGGAGGAAAGCGATATTATTGGGCAGGTCGTAGTCGCCGTCATTGTCGGACTACTCGTTGGACTCCTGTTCATGAACCTCCATCGATTCATCGGGCCGGTCGCTGGGGCAGGGATCACCACCCTGCTGGCACCCTGGGTAGCCCCGGCACTCGTGGCAAGCGGTATCACCTTGCTTCTCCTGCTGGCGATTAGCGCCTCTGGTACCGGGGGAAGGAGAAGTCGGTCCAGCGGTATGGATGATTGGCTTTGGTACAGTAGCCGCGGCGGAGGGTGGGGCGGAGGTTCATTTGGTGGTGGAGCTGGGTTCAGTGGTGGCGGAGGCGATTTCGGAGGAGGTGGGGCCAGTGGAAACTGGTAA
- a CDS encoding LemA family protein: MGRTWRQKTVITIAMTGVLSVSGCGYNDLQGLDEDTKAAWSEVINQYQRRADLIPNLVATVKGYAAHEKETLEGVVNARAKATGMQMTPEVLKDAAAFETFQKAQAGLTSALGRLIAIAENYPNLKADQNFRDLQSQLEGTENRITVARKRYIDRVAEYNKMVRFFPTNLTAKLLLHLEERPNFTVADEKAVAKPPEVKF, from the coding sequence ATGGGGCGTACTTGGCGGCAAAAGACGGTGATCACCATAGCGATGACCGGTGTATTGTCTGTGTCCGGTTGTGGTTACAACGATCTTCAAGGCTTGGACGAAGATACGAAGGCTGCGTGGAGCGAAGTGATCAATCAATACCAGCGCCGTGCCGATCTCATTCCGAACCTTGTTGCGACGGTCAAGGGGTACGCAGCTCACGAAAAAGAGACCCTTGAAGGTGTTGTGAACGCCAGAGCCAAGGCGACGGGGATGCAGATGACGCCTGAGGTACTCAAAGATGCAGCCGCATTCGAGACATTTCAAAAGGCCCAAGCCGGTCTGACATCGGCGCTAGGCCGGCTGATCGCCATTGCCGAAAATTACCCCAACCTGAAAGCCGATCAAAATTTCAGGGACCTCCAAAGCCAGCTGGAGGGGACAGAGAACCGGATCACCGTAGCGCGTAAACGGTATATCGACCGAGTGGCGGAATATAACAAGATGGTCCGATTTTTCCCGACCAACCTCACAGCGAAGCTGCTGCTGCACCTGGAAGAGCGCCCCAACTTTACGGTCGCCGATGAGAAAGCCGTGGCGAAGCCACCCGAAGTGAAGTTCTGA
- a CDS encoding PilZ domain-containing protein has translation MACPRCHKHGALQAWPQTPRELVAALIRIVPFQCRHCCHRFLARRVSAAGSSHPIERREHLRIPVRLCLSFSGGKVRGEGTVLDLSLGGCIIKSETQVRVDDIFYLEIVIAEDEAPVEVAAMVRSVSARGIAFKFLRKAQENKRLLTFIQSHSGSTSSVLSKAAEPTVTG, from the coding sequence GTGGCTTGTCCGCGGTGTCACAAGCACGGTGCATTGCAGGCATGGCCGCAGACTCCACGTGAACTGGTTGCGGCGCTGATTCGGATTGTTCCGTTCCAGTGCCGACATTGTTGCCATCGTTTCCTCGCGCGTCGCGTGAGCGCGGCGGGATCCTCTCACCCAATCGAGCGCCGGGAACACCTCCGTATCCCTGTTCGTCTGTGCCTGTCGTTCTCCGGGGGAAAAGTGAGGGGCGAGGGCACGGTGCTGGACCTCTCGTTGGGCGGGTGCATCATCAAGAGCGAGACTCAGGTGCGTGTTGACGATATTTTTTACCTGGAGATCGTTATCGCCGAAGATGAAGCTCCCGTCGAAGTAGCAGCCATGGTGCGGTCAGTGAGTGCGCGAGGTATCGCCTTTAAGTTTCTCCGCAAGGCCCAAGAGAACAAACGCCTTCTGACTTTCATCCAATCCCATTCGGGATCCACCTCCAGCGTCCTCTCCAAGGCCGCCGAGCCGACAGTCACCGGCTAG
- a CDS encoding 4Fe-4S dicluster domain-containing protein, whose product MTTCQLYMRRLPDGAVITIEPWRARAFPIIKDLVVDRRALDRIMQAGGYISVHTGGAVDAASCIGCGACVAACKNASPALFVGAKVSHLALLPQGKPERTHRVKAMLEAVDREGFGACSNQNECEAVCPKRISVRFIATLNREYLRAGVVESGLPAEPESPHAEST is encoded by the coding sequence ATGACCACCTGTCAGTTGTACATGCGGCGGTTGCCCGACGGAGCCGTCATCACCATCGAGCCGTGGCGCGCACGAGCGTTTCCCATCATTAAGGATCTGGTGGTGGATCGCCGAGCGTTGGATCGAATCATGCAAGCCGGGGGGTACATCTCCGTCCATACCGGTGGAGCGGTGGATGCCGCGTCTTGCATCGGTTGTGGAGCCTGTGTGGCAGCTTGCAAGAATGCCTCGCCCGCGTTGTTTGTGGGGGCCAAGGTGTCTCATTTGGCGCTCTTGCCGCAAGGGAAGCCCGAGCGTACCCATCGGGTGAAAGCGATGTTGGAAGCCGTAGATCGTGAAGGATTCGGGGCTTGCAGCAATCAAAATGAGTGTGAAGCCGTCTGTCCGAAACGCATCAGCGTCCGTTTCATCGCCACTCTCAATCGCGAATATCTCCGAGCCGGAGTCGTCGAATCGGGTCTTCCCGCTGAGCCGGAATCTCCTCATGCAGAGTCCACTTAG
- a CDS encoding 2Fe-2S iron-sulfur cluster-binding protein — protein sequence MKFTLNIWRQKGPDERGWFVTYEACDVSSGMSFLEMLDSVNQGLIAKGEEPVAFEQDCREGICGSCSLVINGIRMARTAA from the coding sequence ATGAAATTCACGTTGAACATTTGGCGGCAGAAGGGGCCGGACGAGCGGGGCTGGTTTGTGACGTATGAGGCTTGCGACGTGAGCTCCGGCATGTCGTTCTTGGAAATGCTCGACAGCGTGAATCAGGGATTGATTGCCAAGGGTGAAGAGCCGGTGGCCTTCGAGCAGGATTGCCGCGAAGGTATTTGTGGAAGTTGCTCGCTGGTGATCAATGGCATCCGCATGGCCCGGACCGCGGCATGA